TAATCCACCCGAAGAATGTTTATTATTTCTCCCTTGGGGGCCACAACCGCATTGCCTTCCAGCCAACCTCCGAAATGTCCATCCAGCCAATCCTCGTTGCGGGCCAAGCGGTTGGAGCTGGTCCAACTGGACGCCTTGAGCAGGTCGGCATTCACCGGGGCGGACATCATGAATGCTTGAAAATGGGCACCCCACTTCCTGGGTTGCCCCATCGCATCCTCCATGGCCCGCCAGATCCGACCATCATGAATCACCACCGGACCAGGTGCGCAGTGGTAGCGACCGTCGTCAAAAAGCAAACCATGGTCCTTGTCCACAGGAGACGTCCAGTTGGAGCCGCCATCGTCTGATTTCAGGATAACCGCAAGTCCATTGGTCTTGGTGGTTCCCATAAGGTAAACGGAATTTCGGTGAACAAAAATCGAGGCCCAGAATAATCCTTCCACAGTATGGTGGCCGACCCAGGTCTTGCCTCTATCTGTGGATCGGTACAGGCGCGTCACACTCGGTTTCTTTTTTGTTGCCTCTCCGAATTCATCGCATTTCGCCAGGTAACTGCCATCCGGCAACACGGCGATCCCGGGAGATCCAAAGAAGAGGCTGGTTGATTTGGGACTATGGGCCACCACAACCCCTGGCACCTGGGAAAAATCAGGCACCGATGAATTCCGCTCAGC
The sequence above is drawn from the Verrucomicrobiota bacterium genome and encodes:
- a CDS encoding sialidase family protein; this encodes MKTIPHGMLELIKSTLFIFLFTLGVLAAAERNSSVPDFSQVPGVVVAHSPKSTSLFFGSPGIAVLPDGSYLAKCDEFGEATKKKPSVTRLYRSTDRGKTWVGHHTVEGLFWASIFVHRNSVYLMGTTKTNGLAVILKSDDGGSNWTSPVDKDHGLLFDDGRYHCAPGPVVIHDGRIWRAMEDAMGQPRKWGAHFQAFMMSAPVNADLLKASSWTSSNRLARNEDWLDGHFGGWLEGNAVVAPKGEIINILRVDYRVSGGKAALIQVSPDGRTARFDPQRNFINFPGGCKKFTIRFDAETGLYWSLTNWIAPINAGGNPAHTRNTIALIASSDLRHWDIRCVLLHHSDTETHGFQYLDWQFDGDDLIALSRTAYEDGLGGAESQHNANLITFHRFADFRKLGPADSVVPPHEIRWKEHL